Proteins from a genomic interval of Actinomycetota bacterium:
- a CDS encoding response regulator has translation MEKIREAPIKVLVVDDERNILDIIKFNLEVEGYEVTTSRDGEEALRLVRELRPDLILCDIMMPELDGLEVCRRLKSDGRTNQIPVVMLSARTQAQDKVASIEAGADDFITKPFDFSDLVARITINLIRARQKRDVSPLTGLPGSISIDAETKRRISKNLLFATLYIDMDNFKPFNDIYGFPAGDRAIRMLAAIVDDAVKKAGNLDDFIGHGGGDDFVVITSPEKASAIAESIIADFDEQVSSLYRDEDLKRGYSIFIDRLGRDNYIPVMTLSIGIASNYRRRITTHWEVGEIAKETLNYAKSIPGSTYFLDRRTK, from the coding sequence ATGGAGAAGATCAGGGAAGCCCCCATCAAGGTCCTGGTCGTGGACGATGAGAGAAACATCCTTGATATCATCAAGTTCAACCTGGAGGTGGAGGGTTACGAGGTCACCACCTCGCGGGACGGCGAGGAAGCGCTGCGACTGGTGCGTGAACTGCGGCCGGACCTGATACTCTGCGATATCATGATGCCGGAGCTAGACGGGCTCGAGGTCTGCCGCCGGCTTAAATCCGACGGGCGCACCAACCAGATACCGGTGGTGATGCTCTCGGCCAGGACGCAGGCGCAGGACAAGGTGGCCAGCATCGAGGCGGGCGCCGACGACTTCATCACCAAGCCCTTCGACTTCTCCGACCTGGTCGCCCGCATCACCATCAACCTCATACGGGCGCGGCAGAAGAGGGACGTCAGTCCCCTTACCGGCCTTCCCGGCAGCATATCCATCGACGCCGAGACCAAGCGCCGCATTTCCAAGAACCTGCTCTTCGCGACGCTCTACATAGATATGGACAACTTCAAGCCCTTCAACGATATCTACGGCTTCCCCGCCGGGGACAGGGCGATCAGGATGCTCGCCGCCATCGTCGACGATGCTGTGAAGAAAGCCGGCAACCTGGACGATTTCATCGGTCACGGAGGCGGCGACGATTTCGTGGTCATCACCTCGCCGGAGAAGGCCAGCGCCATCGCCGAGTCGATCATCGCGGACTTCGACGAGCAGGTAAGCAGCCTCTACCGGGACGAGGACCTCAAGCGCGGCTACTCGATATTCATCGACCGCCTGGGCAGAGACAATTATATCCCCGTCATGACCCTGAGCATCGGCATCGCCAGCAACTACCGCAGGCGCATCACCACCCACTGGGAGGTCGGAGAGATCGCCAAGGAGACCCTGAACTATGCCAAGTCCATCCCCGGCAGCACCTATTTCCTGGACCGGCGCACCAAGTGA
- a CDS encoding GAF domain-containing protein, whose translation MRSAKLLPLSHWIAFIVVGFYPLYSGDDIEYWPWIVAVAVMAVLGAAYHVARRMKPPLNLGTWGIILLGLDAILVCFLVYYSGGIASPFYPLLFLLCATSSLYDHWTNALTMAGVVSAGYAVACIGGDMVLAEDGARLLINVVVLLGASVILSYLAELDRREHSKAERIEALYQLSSTLMEKVDLKETLHNLLSSTASFFQTDVSSVRLLDRKSGVLVLEASGAPADELEEQIDIAVGEGFIGWVAREKRPILVNDIENDPRFADFPQARKKVHSALAAPIMVGGELMGVLSFASTQPRAFSSEDLQMLVTISSLAASLIARAELYQMVLSRSEVIVGSMSSGLLVTDASGKVVMANQASRDLLGLESVPRDISLRELLEPTLLDTEALWRFLEGEMAPVTEPSHAHLEVHLRGTPERILSVSASPIRAGYEPHSGYVVILEDITERVKVDEIRDDLMLLIARRVEEQTALYEVGKSLVDEVETHDLLEFLLDKAVDLVDAELGVLSLREEGDTYRVKAVHGVDAASVGISYGHGQYLPGEAVAQQTPLRRVEIDPADTTPWGRGLGYRISYLVAPITWQGVTKGVIEVASPASARAFGEDDLRLLGLFVNQAAIALENSNLYRLITEDQRRTEAMLHSINDGVIAVNNDAQVILVNAAAERILNLPPFSETEKRHVKEVIRIQNLANIFLRSLHTNRELGEEIQFEPPDRRLLEVETSLIETSPGERIGIIAVIRDITALRELEQAKSDFVSTVSHELRTPLTSIKAYTATLRRPDVDFDDKTRQDFLQVIEEETDRLTRLVSDILDVSRIESGKLTLKRRDFDLSKLVRITIGKLQSQFPNHEIKLVSPESMGPVRADPDKIEQVFVNLVDNAVKYSPSGGEIVLTLEAQPHKVECGVRDSGVGIPEEHLPYIFEKFHRVDNRATREIYGTGLGLYVSRSIVEAHGGTIWAESVLGEGSTFHFTLPLSSRVDGIGGVERSPLLEGTGGEAGD comes from the coding sequence ATGAGATCGGCCAAGCTTTTGCCACTGTCCCACTGGATAGCCTTTATCGTGGTGGGCTTCTACCCCCTGTACTCAGGGGACGATATCGAATACTGGCCCTGGATAGTCGCCGTAGCGGTCATGGCTGTCCTGGGTGCCGCCTATCACGTGGCGCGCCGCATGAAGCCACCCCTGAACCTGGGGACGTGGGGCATCATCCTGCTCGGTCTGGACGCCATCCTCGTCTGCTTCCTCGTCTACTACAGCGGTGGCATCGCCAGCCCTTTCTATCCCCTCCTTTTCCTGCTCTGCGCCACCTCCTCCCTCTACGACCACTGGACCAATGCCCTGACCATGGCGGGCGTGGTGAGCGCGGGCTACGCAGTGGCCTGCATCGGGGGCGACATGGTACTCGCGGAAGACGGGGCTCGCCTGCTCATCAACGTGGTCGTCCTCCTCGGTGCATCGGTGATCCTCTCGTACCTCGCGGAGCTGGACCGCAGGGAGCACAGCAAGGCGGAGAGGATAGAGGCGCTGTACCAGCTCAGCTCCACGCTCATGGAGAAGGTCGACCTCAAAGAGACCCTGCACAACCTGCTCTCCTCCACTGCCTCCTTCTTCCAGACCGATGTAAGCTCCGTGCGGCTCCTGGACCGCAAATCCGGGGTGCTGGTGCTGGAGGCCTCGGGAGCTCCCGCGGACGAGCTTGAAGAGCAGATAGACATCGCCGTGGGCGAAGGGTTCATCGGGTGGGTGGCCCGGGAGAAACGTCCCATCCTGGTGAACGACATCGAAAACGATCCCCGTTTCGCCGATTTCCCCCAGGCGCGCAAGAAGGTCCACTCGGCCCTGGCGGCGCCCATCATGGTTGGAGGGGAACTCATGGGGGTACTCAGCTTCGCCAGCACCCAGCCGCGCGCTTTCTCCTCCGAGGACCTCCAGATGCTGGTGACCATATCCTCCCTGGCCGCCTCCCTCATCGCGCGCGCGGAGCTCTACCAGATGGTGCTCTCCCGCAGCGAGGTTATCGTGGGCAGCATGAGCAGCGGCCTTCTGGTCACCGACGCCAGCGGCAAAGTGGTCATGGCCAACCAGGCGTCCCGGGACCTGCTGGGGCTGGAGAGCGTTCCCCGCGACATCTCGCTGCGCGAACTCCTGGAGCCTACCCTGCTGGACACCGAGGCGCTGTGGAGATTCCTGGAGGGAGAGATGGCCCCCGTGACCGAACCCTCCCATGCGCACCTGGAAGTGCACCTGCGGGGAACGCCCGAGCGCATCCTCTCGGTCAGCGCGTCCCCCATCCGCGCCGGATACGAACCCCACAGCGGCTACGTGGTCATCCTCGAGGACATCACCGAGCGGGTCAAGGTGGACGAGATCCGCGACGACCTCATGCTGCTCATCGCCCGCCGCGTCGAGGAGCAGACGGCCCTCTACGAGGTGGGCAAGTCCCTCGTGGACGAGGTGGAGACCCACGACCTGCTGGAGTTCCTGCTGGACAAGGCGGTGGACCTGGTCGACGCGGAACTGGGCGTGCTCTCGCTGCGCGAGGAGGGGGACACCTACCGGGTCAAGGCGGTACACGGCGTGGACGCGGCAAGCGTAGGGATATCCTACGGGCACGGCCAGTACCTGCCGGGAGAGGCGGTGGCCCAGCAAACACCGCTGCGGCGGGTGGAGATCGATCCAGCCGACACGACCCCGTGGGGCCGGGGACTCGGGTACCGCATCTCCTACCTGGTCGCGCCGATCACCTGGCAGGGAGTGACCAAGGGAGTGATCGAGGTCGCCTCACCGGCGTCCGCCAGGGCTTTCGGCGAGGACGACCTGAGGTTGCTGGGCCTCTTCGTGAACCAGGCGGCCATCGCCCTGGAGAACTCCAACCTCTACCGTCTCATCACCGAGGACCAGCGGCGGACCGAGGCCATGCTGCACTCCATCAATGACGGCGTCATCGCCGTGAACAACGACGCCCAGGTCATACTGGTCAACGCGGCGGCGGAAAGGATCCTTAACCTGCCGCCGTTCAGCGAGACGGAGAAACGCCACGTCAAGGAGGTCATCCGCATCCAGAACCTGGCCAATATCTTCCTGCGGAGCCTCCACACCAATCGCGAGTTGGGCGAGGAGATCCAGTTCGAGCCGCCGGACCGGCGTCTCCTGGAGGTGGAGACCTCGCTTATCGAGACCAGCCCGGGCGAGCGCATCGGCATCATCGCGGTCATCCGCGACATCACCGCCCTGCGCGAACTCGAGCAGGCCAAGTCCGATTTCGTGTCCACCGTGTCCCACGAGCTGCGCACCCCGCTGACCTCCATCAAGGCATATACCGCCACCCTGCGCCGCCCCGACGTGGATTTCGACGACAAGACCCGCCAGGACTTCCTTCAGGTCATCGAGGAGGAGACGGACCGGCTCACGCGCCTCGTCTCCGACATCCTCGACGTGTCCCGCATCGAGTCGGGGAAACTGACGCTCAAGAGGCGGGACTTCGACCTCTCCAAGCTGGTGCGCATCACCATCGGGAAGCTGCAGTCGCAGTTCCCCAACCACGAGATAAAGCTGGTCTCCCCCGAGAGCATGGGTCCGGTGCGCGCTGACCCCGACAAGATCGAACAGGTCTTCGTGAACCTTGTGGATAACGCGGTCAAGTACTCGCCCTCCGGGGGAGAGATCGTGCTCACCCTGGAGGCGCAGCCGCATAAGGTCGAGTGCGGCGTGCGCGATTCGGGGGTGGGCATACCCGAGGAGCACCTGCCCTATATCTTCGAGAAATTCCACCGCGTGGACAACCGGGCCACGCGTGAGATATACGGGACGGGGCTGGGTCTCTACGTCAGCAGGAGCATCGTGGAGGCGCACGGCGGTACCATCTGGGCCGAGAGCGTACTCGGGGAAGGCAGCACCTTCCATTTCACCCTTCCCCTTTCCTCTCGAGTGGATGGCATAGGCGGTGTGGAGCGTTCGCCATTGCTCGAGGGTACGGGTGGCGAGGCAGGAGACTGA
- the ychF gene encoding redox-regulated ATPase YchF gives MALQVGIIGLPNSGKSTIFNALTRAGAQVAGYPFSTVDPNYGMAPVPDVRLHQVSAAAACSKTVPADLRLVDIAGLVEGAHHGEGLGNQFLAHVREVDALAHAVRCFTSPDVAHVRAEIVPERDIAVVNTELILADLAVVERRKERISKAARTGDRDKARELELLERVEAELDREVPVRRMELSRGDDEMLSGLFLLTAKPVIYVANLGEEQLGGDDPLWRAVREAANSEGAGLVAFDAKLEAEIEDLEPEEAREFLEAYGVESLGLDEFAKRCYALLGLITFFTTESGECRAWPLREGSTAVQAAGKIHTDMEQGFIRAEVIGWEEFIAHGSFHAARDKGAVRVEGRDYVVHDGDVCLFRFS, from the coding sequence ATGGCCCTGCAGGTCGGGATAATAGGTCTGCCTAATTCCGGTAAGTCGACCATATTCAACGCCCTGACCCGCGCAGGTGCGCAGGTGGCCGGGTACCCGTTCTCCACCGTTGACCCCAATTACGGAATGGCGCCCGTGCCGGATGTCCGCCTTCACCAGGTGTCCGCCGCGGCCGCTTGCAGCAAGACGGTCCCCGCCGACCTTCGCTTAGTGGACATCGCGGGGCTGGTAGAGGGAGCACACCACGGCGAGGGACTGGGGAACCAGTTCCTGGCCCATGTGCGGGAAGTGGACGCCCTGGCCCATGCCGTACGCTGCTTCACCTCTCCGGACGTTGCCCACGTGAGGGCGGAGATCGTGCCTGAGCGGGATATAGCCGTGGTGAACACCGAGCTGATCCTGGCTGACCTGGCCGTGGTGGAGAGGCGCAAGGAGAGGATATCCAAGGCGGCCAGGACCGGGGACCGCGACAAGGCGCGCGAGCTGGAGCTGCTGGAGAGGGTGGAAGCGGAGCTGGACCGGGAGGTCCCGGTGCGGCGCATGGAACTCTCCCGGGGCGATGATGAGATGCTCTCCGGTCTTTTCCTGCTCACCGCCAAGCCGGTGATCTACGTGGCCAACCTGGGGGAGGAGCAGTTGGGCGGCGACGATCCCCTGTGGAGAGCGGTACGGGAGGCAGCGAATTCCGAGGGGGCCGGGCTGGTGGCCTTCGACGCCAAACTGGAGGCGGAGATAGAGGACCTGGAGCCGGAGGAGGCGAGGGAGTTCCTGGAGGCCTACGGCGTAGAGAGCCTGGGGCTGGACGAGTTCGCGAAGCGCTGCTACGCGCTCCTGGGGCTCATAACCTTCTTCACCACCGAGTCCGGGGAGTGCCGGGCATGGCCGCTCCGCGAGGGCAGCACCGCCGTGCAGGCAGCGGGGAAGATCCATACCGATATGGAGCAGGGGTTCATCCGCGCGGAGGTCATCGGCTGGGAGGAGTTCATCGCTCACGGATCGTTCCATGCCGCCAGGGACAAGGGAGCGGTGAGGGTGGAGGGCCGCGACTACGTCGTCCATGACGGGGACGTATGCCTCTTCCGCTTCTCATAG
- the meaB gene encoding methylmalonyl Co-A mutase-associated GTPase MeaB, whose protein sequence is MDDIFTRLLTGDRRAVARLITMVENGDPAASAPLRRLHQRTGRAHIVGITGAPGSGKSTLVSSLTKCLRGMDLSVGIIAVDPTSPFSGGAILGDRIRMQDLATDPGVFIRSMGTRGALGGIAVATNDAVNILDAFGKDVIIVETVGAGQVEVEIVKLAHTSVVVTMPGGGDEIQAIKAGIMEIGDIFVVNKADRADAGRTFTEITMMLEMSDRKDGFKPAVIRTVATTGEGVEELAGAIKEHYRYLEAEGLLAKKARERIIAEVMEIIGRQVEEAVGRALQQDPEMIALMHKLVDTREVDPHTGARMVIRHLLGKE, encoded by the coding sequence ATGGACGATATCTTTACTCGCCTGCTCACGGGCGACCGGCGCGCGGTGGCCAGGCTTATCACCATGGTGGAGAATGGCGACCCCGCGGCGTCGGCCCCCCTGCGGCGCCTGCACCAGCGCACAGGACGCGCCCATATCGTGGGCATCACCGGCGCACCGGGATCGGGCAAGAGCACCCTGGTGTCGTCGCTGACCAAGTGCCTGCGCGGCATGGACCTCAGCGTGGGTATCATCGCCGTCGATCCCACCAGCCCCTTCAGCGGCGGTGCTATCCTGGGCGACCGCATCCGCATGCAGGACCTGGCCACCGACCCGGGGGTCTTTATCCGTTCCATGGGCACGCGAGGGGCCCTGGGCGGGATAGCCGTCGCCACCAACGACGCCGTGAACATCCTGGACGCTTTCGGCAAGGACGTGATCATCGTGGAAACGGTGGGGGCGGGACAGGTGGAGGTGGAGATCGTCAAACTAGCCCACACCTCGGTGGTGGTGACCATGCCGGGGGGAGGCGACGAGATCCAGGCGATCAAGGCCGGCATCATGGAGATAGGTGACATCTTCGTGGTCAACAAGGCGGACCGCGCGGACGCGGGACGGACCTTCACCGAGATAACCATGATGCTGGAGATGTCGGACCGCAAGGACGGTTTCAAGCCCGCGGTCATCCGCACCGTGGCTACCACGGGCGAGGGGGTGGAGGAACTGGCCGGAGCCATCAAGGAGCACTACCGCTACCTCGAAGCGGAAGGCCTGCTGGCGAAGAAGGCGCGGGAGCGTATAATCGCCGAGGTCATGGAGATAATCGGGCGCCAGGTAGAAGAGGCGGTAGGCAGGGCGCTGCAACAGGACCCCGAGATGATCGCGCTCATGCACAAACTGGTGGACACCCGCGAGGTCGATCCCCACACCGGGGCTCGCATGGTCATCCGTCACCTGCTCGGGAAAGAATAG
- a CDS encoding DUF192 domain-containing protein, whose amino-acid sequence MREVRLVNLTRGTVLAERAAVAETPASRRRGLLGTEALLPGSGLLIVPCRQVHTFGMRYAIDVVFVDEAWNVLKVVRGMKPGRLGAPSIKARAALELPAGRAAETGTLVGDMLDARDIPISAGGAYAAIDHVNRYVTDLEMHVVFYTQALGYAVIGRGTKDDGSGYAILKGHGHELFISERPPGGAAAAELRHIGYAVRDADELLRRLKENGIAPRETEVIAKEYSRQFYLRDPDGNEVDFIQWTDKGSFFRDLEHGG is encoded by the coding sequence ATGCGGGAAGTAAGACTGGTCAACCTCACGCGGGGAACGGTACTGGCGGAGAGGGCCGCCGTGGCCGAGACGCCCGCCTCCCGCCGCCGGGGGCTCCTGGGCACAGAAGCCCTGCTCCCCGGGAGCGGCCTCCTCATCGTGCCCTGCCGGCAGGTGCACACCTTCGGCATGCGCTATGCCATCGATGTCGTCTTCGTGGACGAGGCCTGGAACGTGTTGAAGGTGGTGCGCGGCATGAAGCCCGGCCGCCTCGGCGCGCCGTCCATAAAGGCCAGGGCGGCCCTGGAGCTTCCCGCCGGAAGGGCGGCTGAGACGGGCACCCTGGTGGGGGACATGCTGGACGCCCGCGATATACCCATATCTGCCGGTGGCGCATACGCGGCCATCGACCATGTGAACAGGTACGTAACGGACCTGGAGATGCACGTCGTCTTCTACACGCAAGCCCTGGGCTATGCGGTCATCGGCAGGGGCACCAAGGACGACGGGAGCGGGTACGCCATCCTCAAGGGACACGGCCACGAGCTCTTCATCTCCGAGAGGCCCCCGGGAGGAGCGGCAGCCGCGGAGCTGAGGCACATCGGGTACGCGGTAAGGGATGCGGACGAGCTGCTGCGGCGCCTGAAGGAGAACGGCATCGCTCCGCGGGAGACAGAGGTCATCGCCAAGGAATACTCGCGCCAGTTCTACCTGAGGGACCCCGACGGCAAC